One window from the genome of Cricetulus griseus strain 17A/GY chromosome 2, alternate assembly CriGri-PICRH-1.0, whole genome shotgun sequence encodes:
- the Hars2 gene encoding histidine--tRNA ligase, mitochondrial isoform X3 — MILLYPSECWSLTCFLLESRGLCLAEGSRGILMVPFARYLAMNKLKKMKRYQVGKVWRRESPALVQGRYREFCQCDFDIAGEFDPMIPDAECLKIMCEILSGLQLGDFLIKVNDRRVVDGMFAVCGVPEDKFRTICTSMDKLDKMPWEDVRHEMVAKKGLAPEVADRIGEYVQCHGGISLVEKLSKDPRLSQSQLALQGLGDLKLLFEYLTLFGIAEKISFDLSLARGLDYYTGVIYEAVLLQSPGWAGKEALNVGSVAAGGRYDGLVAQFDPKGHNVPCVGLSIGVERIFCLVEQKMKASGEKVRTIETQVFVATPQRNFLRERLKIITELWDAGIKAEMLYKNNPKLLTQLLYCEKTDIPLMVIIGEQEQKEGVIKLRSVASREEVTINRESLVAEIQKRLSES; from the exons ATGATCTTACTGtatccttctgagtgctggagccTGACCTGTTTTCTACTCGAATCCAGAGGACTCTGTCTGGCAGAAGGGAGTAGAGGGATTTTGATG GTCCCTTTTGCTCGCTATCTGGCCATGAATAAACTGAAGAAGATGAAACGCTATCAAGTTGGAAAGGTGTGGCGGCGAGAGAGCCCAGCCTTAGTCCAGGGCCGCTACAGGGAGTTCTGCCAGTGT gATTTTGATATTGCTGGTGAATTTGACCCTATGATCCCTGATGCAGAGTGTTTGAAGATCATGTGTGAAATCCTAAGTGGATTGCAACTCGGGGACTTTCTCATTaag GTAAATGACCGGCGGGTTGTAGATGGGATGTTTGCTGTCTGTGGTGTTCCTGAGGACAAGTTCCGTACCATCTGTACATCAATGGACAAACTAGACAAG ATGCCTTGGGAAGATGTGAGACATGAGATGGTGGCAAAGAAAGGCCTAGCTCCTGAGGTGGCTGATCGAATTGGAGAGTATGTCCAGTGTCATG GGGGAATATCCTTGGTAGAGAAATTGTCCAAGGATCCCAGACTGTCCCAAAGCCAGCTAGCCCTGCAGGGCTTAGGGGACCTGAAGCTGCTTTTTGAATACTTGACTTTATTTGGAATTGCTGAAAAG ATCTCCTTTGACTTAAGTCTGGCCCGAGGCCTAGACTATTATACAGGAGTGATCTATGAAGCAGTACTACTGCAGTCTCCAGGTTGGGCTGGAAAGGAGGCTCTGAATGTGGGTAGTGTGGCCGCTGGTGGACGCTATGACGGGCTGGTAGCCCAGTTTGATCCCAAGGGCCATAACGTGCCCTGTGTGGGGTTGAGCATTGGAGTAGAGAGAATCTTCTGTCTTGTGGAGCAGAAGATGAAG GCTTCTGGTGAGAAGGTTCGAACCATAGAGACCCAAGTGTTTGTGGCCACACCCCAGCGGAACTTTCTCCGAGAACGGTTGAAGATAATCACAGAGCTTTGGGATGCTGGGATCAAG gCAGAGATGCTGTATAAAAACAATCCTAAACTGTTAACTCAGCTGCTTTATTGTGAGAAAACAGACATTCCTCTGATGGTCATCATTGGTGAGCAAGAACAGAAAGAAGGTGTCATCAAGCTTCGTTCAGTGGCCAGCAGAGAAGAA GTGACCATTAACCGAGAAAGTCTTGTGGCTGAAATTCAGAAGCGTCTGTCTGAGTCTTGA
- the Hars2 gene encoding histidine--tRNA ligase, mitochondrial isoform X4 produces MLTEKYEDTFGLMYDLKDQGGELLSLRYDLTVPFARYLAMNKLKKMKRYQVGKVWRRESPALVQGRYREFCQCDFDIAGEFDPMIPDAECLKIMCEILSGLQLGDFLIKVNDRRVVDGMFAVCGVPEDKFRTICTSMDKLDKMPWEDVRHEMVAKKGLAPEVADRIGEYVQCHGGISLVEKLSKDPRLSQSQLALQGLGDLKLLFEYLTLFGIAEKISFDLSLARGLDYYTGVIYEAVLLQSPGWAGKEALNVGSVAAGGRYDGLVAQFDPKGHNVPCVGLSIGVERIFCLVEQKMKASGEKVRTIETQVFVATPQRNFLRERLKIITELWDAGIKAEMLYKNNPKLLTQLLYCEKTDIPLMVIIGEQEQKEGVIKLRSVASREEVTINRESLVAEIQKRLSES; encoded by the exons ATGCTCACTGAAAAGTATGAAGACACCTTTGGCCTCATGTACGATTTGAAGGATCAAGGTGGAGAGTTGTTGTCTCTTCGATATGATCTTACT GTCCCTTTTGCTCGCTATCTGGCCATGAATAAACTGAAGAAGATGAAACGCTATCAAGTTGGAAAGGTGTGGCGGCGAGAGAGCCCAGCCTTAGTCCAGGGCCGCTACAGGGAGTTCTGCCAGTGT gATTTTGATATTGCTGGTGAATTTGACCCTATGATCCCTGATGCAGAGTGTTTGAAGATCATGTGTGAAATCCTAAGTGGATTGCAACTCGGGGACTTTCTCATTaag GTAAATGACCGGCGGGTTGTAGATGGGATGTTTGCTGTCTGTGGTGTTCCTGAGGACAAGTTCCGTACCATCTGTACATCAATGGACAAACTAGACAAG ATGCCTTGGGAAGATGTGAGACATGAGATGGTGGCAAAGAAAGGCCTAGCTCCTGAGGTGGCTGATCGAATTGGAGAGTATGTCCAGTGTCATG GGGGAATATCCTTGGTAGAGAAATTGTCCAAGGATCCCAGACTGTCCCAAAGCCAGCTAGCCCTGCAGGGCTTAGGGGACCTGAAGCTGCTTTTTGAATACTTGACTTTATTTGGAATTGCTGAAAAG ATCTCCTTTGACTTAAGTCTGGCCCGAGGCCTAGACTATTATACAGGAGTGATCTATGAAGCAGTACTACTGCAGTCTCCAGGTTGGGCTGGAAAGGAGGCTCTGAATGTGGGTAGTGTGGCCGCTGGTGGACGCTATGACGGGCTGGTAGCCCAGTTTGATCCCAAGGGCCATAACGTGCCCTGTGTGGGGTTGAGCATTGGAGTAGAGAGAATCTTCTGTCTTGTGGAGCAGAAGATGAAG GCTTCTGGTGAGAAGGTTCGAACCATAGAGACCCAAGTGTTTGTGGCCACACCCCAGCGGAACTTTCTCCGAGAACGGTTGAAGATAATCACAGAGCTTTGGGATGCTGGGATCAAG gCAGAGATGCTGTATAAAAACAATCCTAAACTGTTAACTCAGCTGCTTTATTGTGAGAAAACAGACATTCCTCTGATGGTCATCATTGGTGAGCAAGAACAGAAAGAAGGTGTCATCAAGCTTCGTTCAGTGGCCAGCAGAGAAGAA GTGACCATTAACCGAGAAAGTCTTGTGGCTGAAATTCAGAAGCGTCTGTCTGAGTCTTGA
- the Zmat2 gene encoding zinc finger matrin-type protein 2 has product MASGSGTKNLDFRRKWDKDEYEKLAEKRLTEEREKKDGKPVQPVKRELLRHRDYKVDLESKLGKTIVITKTTPQSEMGGYYCNVCDCVVKDSINFLDHINGKKHQRNLGMSMRVERSTLDQVKKRFEVNKKKMEEKQKDYDFEERMKELREEEEKAKAYKKEKQKEKKRRAEEDLTFEEDDEMAAVMGFSGFGSTKKSY; this is encoded by the exons ATGGCGTCGGGCAGCGGG ACAAAAAACTTGGACTTTCGCCGAAAGTGGGACAAAGATGAATACGAGAAACTCGCGGAGAAGAGActcacagaagagagagaaaagaaggatg GAAAACCAGTGCAGCCCGTCAAGCGGGAGCTTCTTCGGCATAGGGATTACAAGGTGGACTTGGAGTCCAAGCTTGGGAAGACAATTGTCATTACCAAGACTACCCCACAGTCTGAAATGGGAGG CTATTACTGCAATGTCTGTGACTGTGTGGTGAAGGACTCCATCAACTTCCTGGATCACATTAATGGAAAGAAAC ATCAGCGAAACCTGGGTATGTCTATGCGCGTGGAACGCTCCACTCTGGATCAGGTAAAGAAGCGTTTTGAGGTCAACAAgaagaagatggaagagaagcagaaagattatgaTTTTGAGGAAAGGATGAAGGAACTCAGAGAAGAG GAGGAAAAGGCTAAAGCatacaagaaagagaaacagaaggagaagaaaaggagggcgGAGGAGGACTTGACATTTGAGGAGGATGACGAGATGGCAGCTGTGATGGGCTTCTCTGGCTTTGGTTCCACCAAGAAGAGTTACTGA
- the Hars2 gene encoding histidine--tRNA ligase, mitochondrial isoform X2, translated as MMSHLGPLRCGAWAALLRQPLRPPRALCIRAAGCHSQVAQAVLTSQLKPHEEKPNFIIKVPKGTRDFSPHQMVVREKILEKIISCFKRHGARGLDTPAFELTEMLTEKYEDTFGLMYDLKDQGGELLSLRYDLTVPFARYLAMNKLKKMKRYQVGKVWRRESPALVQGRYREFCQCDFDIAGEFDPMIPDAECLKIMCEILSGLQLGDFLIKVNDRRVVDGMFAVCGVPEDKFRTICTSMDKLDKMPWEDVRHEMVAKKGLAPEVADRIGEYVQCHGGISLVEKLSKDPRLSQSQLALQGLGDLKLLFEYLTLFGIAEKISFDLSLARGLDYYTGVIYEAVLLQSPGWAGKEALNVGSVAAGGRYDGLVAQFDPKGHNVPCVGLSIGVERIFCLVEQKMKASGEKVRTIETQVFVATPQRNFLRERLKIITELWDAGIKAEMLYKNNPKLLTQLLYCEKTDIPLMVIIGEQEQKEGVIKLRSVASREEVTINRESLVAEIQKRLSES; from the exons ATGATGTCCCACCTGGGGCCCCTGCGCTGCGGCGCCTGGGCTGCGCTGCTCCGCCAGCCCCTGCGACCTCCGCGCGCTCTGTGCATCCGGGCCGCAGGCTGTCACAGCCAG GTTGCACAGGCAGTGTTAACATCCCAACTGAAACCACATGAAGAGAAACCAAATTTTATCATCAAGGTTCCAAAG GGCACCAGGGATTTCAGTCCTCATCAGATGGTTGTGAGGGAGAAAATTCTTGAGAAGATTATTAGCTGCTTTAAACGTCATGGGGCAAGGGGGTTGGACACGCCAGCGTTTGAGTTAACA GAAATGCTCACTGAAAAGTATGAAGACACCTTTGGCCTCATGTACGATTTGAAGGATCAAGGTGGAGAGTTGTTGTCTCTTCGATATGATCTTACT GTCCCTTTTGCTCGCTATCTGGCCATGAATAAACTGAAGAAGATGAAACGCTATCAAGTTGGAAAGGTGTGGCGGCGAGAGAGCCCAGCCTTAGTCCAGGGCCGCTACAGGGAGTTCTGCCAGTGT gATTTTGATATTGCTGGTGAATTTGACCCTATGATCCCTGATGCAGAGTGTTTGAAGATCATGTGTGAAATCCTAAGTGGATTGCAACTCGGGGACTTTCTCATTaag GTAAATGACCGGCGGGTTGTAGATGGGATGTTTGCTGTCTGTGGTGTTCCTGAGGACAAGTTCCGTACCATCTGTACATCAATGGACAAACTAGACAAG ATGCCTTGGGAAGATGTGAGACATGAGATGGTGGCAAAGAAAGGCCTAGCTCCTGAGGTGGCTGATCGAATTGGAGAGTATGTCCAGTGTCATG GGGGAATATCCTTGGTAGAGAAATTGTCCAAGGATCCCAGACTGTCCCAAAGCCAGCTAGCCCTGCAGGGCTTAGGGGACCTGAAGCTGCTTTTTGAATACTTGACTTTATTTGGAATTGCTGAAAAG ATCTCCTTTGACTTAAGTCTGGCCCGAGGCCTAGACTATTATACAGGAGTGATCTATGAAGCAGTACTACTGCAGTCTCCAGGTTGGGCTGGAAAGGAGGCTCTGAATGTGGGTAGTGTGGCCGCTGGTGGACGCTATGACGGGCTGGTAGCCCAGTTTGATCCCAAGGGCCATAACGTGCCCTGTGTGGGGTTGAGCATTGGAGTAGAGAGAATCTTCTGTCTTGTGGAGCAGAAGATGAAG GCTTCTGGTGAGAAGGTTCGAACCATAGAGACCCAAGTGTTTGTGGCCACACCCCAGCGGAACTTTCTCCGAGAACGGTTGAAGATAATCACAGAGCTTTGGGATGCTGGGATCAAG gCAGAGATGCTGTATAAAAACAATCCTAAACTGTTAACTCAGCTGCTTTATTGTGAGAAAACAGACATTCCTCTGATGGTCATCATTGGTGAGCAAGAACAGAAAGAAGGTGTCATCAAGCTTCGTTCAGTGGCCAGCAGAGAAGAA GTGACCATTAACCGAGAAAGTCTTGTGGCTGAAATTCAGAAGCGTCTGTCTGAGTCTTGA